One Glycine max cultivar Williams 82 chromosome 4, Glycine_max_v4.0, whole genome shotgun sequence DNA segment encodes these proteins:
- the LOC100805433 gene encoding uncharacterized protein, whose product MDDHRNSTPKNAIGLCLLPQELIQNIFLSLVLPEIIRLKLVNKSFSRIISDHAFVRQCNNFSTSTTWLFVYKKRWLRDAVLHAFTDRSSDRWFRIPISELLKPIHFHGEDLYFLAASNNVFLFASNTVLEVVAVNLITVTVKKIPPSPLGPRGTSSWRRSGMKLVTDSSGSGQFRFMFAEFVDNRPVLFAYESETDTWKSTEAEEDNNKEFSFSFSPRGASHVFLNVVHGPMESVLVAATPECDKPVVLRPRFNVTEANDDLTVGFSWGNVMDMLHVYGDGYMMIVKSEGGNTRNVRVLKGVELWGLSLNGRKWEFVSAVPGVIEKPYAAMMGCLEEKNGVVRAALVSNCEGVWDMTWLSFDTRWNRWTFMPLPDCKMKGWNMAGISFSSGLTLP is encoded by the coding sequence ATGGACGACCACCGAAACTCAACACCAAAAAACGCCATTGGCCTCTGCCTCCTCCCACAGGAACTCATCCAAAACATCTTCCTCTCCCTCGTACTCCCCGAAATCATTCGTTTAAAACTCGTCAACAAGTCCTTCTCGCGAATAATCTCCGACCACGCCTTCGTTCGCCAGTGCAACAATTTCTCCACCTCCACTACGTGGCTCTTCGTCTACAAAAAACGCTGGCTCCGCGACGCCGTGCTCCACGCCTTCACCGACCGGAGCTCCGACCGATGGTTCCGCATCCCCATATCAGAGCTTCTCAAACCGATCCACTTTCACGGCGAGGACCTCTACTTCCTCGCCGCCTCCAACAACGTCTTCCTCTTCGCCTCCAACACCGTCCTCGAAGTCGTCGCCGTTAACCTAATCACCGTCACCGTTAAGAAGATCCCCCCTTCCCCGTTGGGTCCACGTGGCACCTCCTCGTGGAGACGCTCCGGGATGAAGCTCGTCACCGACTCCTCCGGTTCGGGCCAGTTTCGTTTCATGTTCGCTGAGTTCGTTGACAACCGCCCCGTCTTGTTCGCGTACGAGTCCGAAACCGACACGTGGAAGTCAACGGAGGCAGAGGAAGATAATAACAAAGagttttcattttcgttttcgCCACGTGGCGCGAGTCACGTGTTTCTCAACGTTGTTCACGGGCCTATGGAGAGCGTTCTGGTCGCGGCGACGCCAGAGTGCGACAAGCCCGTAGTTCTACGGCCCAGATTCAACGTGACTGAGGCTAATGATGATCTGACGGTTGGATTTAGTTGGGGGAACGTGATGGACATGTTACACGTGTACGGCGATGGGTACATGATGATTGTGAAATCGGAGGGTGGGAACACGAGGAACGTGAGGGTGTTGAAGGGAGTGGAGCTTTGGGGTTTGAGTTTGAACGGGAGAAAGTGGGAGTTTGTGTCTGCGGTTCCTGGTGTGATTGAGAAGCCTTACGCGGCAATGATGGGTTGCTTAGAGGAGAAAAACGGTGTCGTTAGGGCTGCGTTGGTTTCTAATTGTGAGGGAGTTTGGGACATGACGTGGCTCTCTTTTGATACCAGGTGGAACCGGTGGACGTTTATGCCCCTCCCTGATTGCAAAATGAAGGGTTGGAACATGGCTGGTATAAGCTTCTCCTCTGGACTTACCTTGCCATGA
- the LOC100805968 gene encoding DELLA protein DWARF8 yields the protein MASSSSNGSSSGSKSWDIDGDLAGFGYKVRSSELQHVAENMERLENVMDIVNSSTNNNISQLASDTIFYNPSDIGSWIDTLLSEFDQTASLPYDFSELPDLDTDQIQNLKPTLVTMEEDSGIRLVHTLMTCADSVQHGDLPFAGSLIENMQGLLAHVNTNIGIGKVAGYFIDALRRRIFAQGVFLTSCSYPIEDDVLYHHYYEACPYLKFAHFTANQAILEAFNGHDCVHVIDFNLMQGLQWPALIQALALRPGGPPLLRLTGIGLPSSDNRDTLREIGLRLAELARSVNVRFAFRGVAAWRLEDVKPWMLQVNPNEAVAVNSIMQLHRLLASDSDPAGSGIETVLGWIRSLNPKIISVVEQEANHNEDMFLERFTEALHYYSTVFDSLEACPVEPDKALAEMYLQREICNVVCCEGPARVERHEPLDKWRKRLGKAGFKPLHLGSNAYKQASMLLTLFSAEGYCVEENQGCLTLGWHSRPLIAASAWHAAPVQDRETLRFEQ from the coding sequence ATGGCTTCATCTTCCTCCAACGGCAGTTCCAGCGGAAGCAAGAGTTGGGACATCGACGGCGACCTCGCCGGCTTCGGCTATAAAGTCCGGTCATCGGAGCTGCAACACGTGGCAGAAAACATGGAGCGTTTAGAGAACGTGATGGACATTGTGAACTCATCAACCAACAACAATATATCTCAGCTTGCCTCCGACACAATCTTCTACAACCCCTCCGACATAGGTTCCTGGATCGACACGCTCCTCTCGGAGTTCGACCAAACGGCGTCGTTGCCATACGATTTCTCGGAGTTACCCGATCTCGACACGGATCAGATTCAAAACCTCAAACCAACGCTGGTAACAATGGAAGAAGACTCAGGGATAAGACTCGTTCACACGCTGATGACGTGTGCGGATTCCGTGCAACATGGCGACCTCCCTTTCGCGGGCTCCCTCATCGAGAACATGCAGGGGCTGCTGGCGCACGTGAATACCAACATCGGAATCGGTAAAGTCGCCGGATACTTCATCGATGCCTTGCGCCGCCGTATCTTTGCGCAAGGCGTGTTTCTAACGTCGTGTTCGTATCCGATCGAGGACGACGTACTCTACCACCACTACTACGAGGCCTGCCCTTACTTGAAGTTCGCGCATTTCACTGCGAACCAGGCTATTTTAGAAGCCTTCAACGGCCATGATTGTGTCCACGTGATTGACTTCAACCTCATGCAGGGGCTCCAGTGGCCCGCGCTGATTCAGGCCCTGGCGCTTCGGCCCGGTGGGCCTCCGCTGTTGAGGCTCACGGGAATTGGGCTTCCCTCGTCCGACAACCGCGACACGCTCCGCGAAATTGGGCTCAGGCTCGCTGAGCTGGCGCGGTCCGTGAATGTTAGGTTTGCATTTCGTGGCGTGGCGGCGTGGCGCCTTGAAGACGTGAAGCCGTGGATGCTGCAGGTGAATCCGAACGAAGCCGTGGCGGTTAACTCCATCATGCAGTTGCATCGGCTTCTTGCTTCGGACTCCGATCCAGCAGGTTCGGGCATCGAAACCGTGCTGGGTTGGATCCGAAGCTTGAACCCGAAGATTATTTCCGTTGTAGAACAGGAGGCGAATCATAACGAGGACATGTTCTTGGAGCGGTTCACGGAAGCGTTACATTACTACTCGACCGTTTTCGACTCGCTTGAAGCGTGTCCGGTCGAACCGGACAAGGCGCTTGCGGAGATGTACCTGCAGAGGGAGATATGCAACGTGGTGTGCTGCGAGGGACCGGCGCGAGTCGAGAGGCACGAGCCGCTGGATAAGTGGAGGAAGCGGCTCGGGAAAGCCGGCTTCAAGCCGCTGCATTTGGGGTCCAACGCGTACAAGCAGGCCAGCATGTTGTTGACTCTTTTCTCGGCTGAAGGGTATTGCGTGGAAGAGAATCAAGGATGCTTGACTTTGGGGTGGCATAGCCGCCCTCTCATTGCGGCTTCGGCTTGGCATGCCGCGCCGGTGCAGGACAGGGAAACGCTGCGTTTCGAGCAGTGA